Genomic segment of Shewanella sp. OMA3-2:
CTGATGCAGCGAAAGGTAACATAGAGGTGAGTAATACTACTTTTAATGTGTTCTTCATCATTTATAAGTCCATTGTTATTATACTTCACCAAAACGCATATTTTACGATTATTGAAAACATACGCAACTGACACTTGAGAGGTGAATCCGTTATGTTTTAGTCAGCGATGTAATTATCATCGTTAATTATGTGATTTGCTATAGTAAATATGATTAATTTAGCTTTAATATCGAAATAATAGCATTTTTTGAGTATTTTGAAAGTTCCGCATTTACATTCTATTAATGCTTTCATGCTTTTGTTGCAGCTTTGTTAGGTTTCTTGGAGACTTTTTGCCAATTTACCTTTGGCGTTGAAGTATAAAAAATGCGTTTTTTAGGCGCATTTTTTATTTGAGTAGCTTAATTTACTGTTAAATCAATTAACAATAGTCCAATGCTAACGAGTCCATACCCAGTTTTCGATTTCAACAGGATCTACCCCATTTACCTTAATGTAGTTTTTATGATCAACCAAGCGTTGTAACATGTCAGTGGTAATGCGCACGTGTTGAGTTTCGTCAATTACGCTTTGTTGGAATAACTTGTATGCCATATCAATTACTAAGTGGTACCGAGAGGTGCCGTTACGTACACCCATATCAAATGGAGTTGTAGTTGAACCTTCTTCTTCGTAACCCTTAATACGGAAGCGGCGGTTACCTTTATAATCAAATACCAGTTTCTTGATGGTGTTTGGGTAACCGTGGTAGTTAAAGACCACGCCTTTATCTTCAGTGAATACTTCATCCATCATCCAAGGCTTGCTTTGGAACTCAAGGCTGCCTAAACCGCTGCTGTGAAGTTCTGACACACTCACAAAGCGGATACGTACTCTTGGTAATATTTCACGTATTAGCACTAAAGAGGCCATACATTCTTGAGTCGCATAGTCGCCACAACCGGCTAGTACAACATCAGGATTATTATCTGACGCAAAATCCCACACCATCATGCCATCTTTAGCTTGCTTGCGAGCTTCAGCTAACGACAACCACTGTGGTAGTGATTTCTTACCAGCAACGATAATGTTCAGTTTATCTCTATCTGCATATGCTTTTTCGGTATACACCAAAGTACTGTTAGCATCTGCTGGTAAATAAGCAGAGATAATGTTTGGGTGCTTCTCCAGCATAGCGCCTAGGAAAGACGGGTTCTGGTGAGAATAACCGTTGTGATCTTGACGCTCTAATAGCGATGACAATACTACGTTACAGGCTGGAATTGGCTTACGGAAATGGATCCCTTGGCTTGCATGAACGTATTTACAGTATTGGTCCGCCATAGATGACACTACTTGAGAGAAAGCCTCATAAGTTGGGAACATACCGTGACGGCCCGTTACTGTGTAGCCGTGTAACATACCAAAAAGTAAGTTTTCAGATAACAGCTCAATCACGCGGCCATCACGAGACATGTCTTGATCCCAGTTTTCAATTGGCCACTGCCAAGCACGATCTGTTTCTTCAAATACGGCTTGTAATTGGTTTGAATAGGTTTCATCAGGGCTGAAAATACGCAGGTTACGTTGATCGCGATTTAGTTTGAATGCATCACGCATCCATTCACCCATTTTGAGCATTGAGAAACCACGTTGACCACGGGGAGTTTCAGCGCCGTAACCTAGTTTAGCTAAGTCAGGGTTGGCTAAGGCACGCACCACTTCACCACCGTAGCTTAGGCGTTGACGACCACAGCAAAGATCTTTTGGTGGCATTAAAGACATAATGTCTTTATCAAATACGAGTTCGCCAGTATCAGTAATTTGTACTAGTTCATCAAACTTATAGCTGGCTAACCATGCATCTAATGCTTCAAGGTGGCCTTTATCTTTAGCACAGTTGCTAACGATAACTTGGTGTGACTCACAGTTACCAGCAAGTTTTTTACCCTCATATTCAGTAGTACCAGTCCAGCCTTTTGCTGTTCTCATTAAGATCACCGGCCAGCGTGGTTTAACTACGTCTTCACCAGAACGTGCACGGCGTTGAATGTCATTGATCATGTCATAGGACAAGTCCATAGCGGCTAACATCTGATCATAGATGTCAGTATCAAGTTCGTCGTCAACTATGATTGGGTGGTAGCCAAGACCACGGAATTCTAAATCAAGCTCTTCATGACTCATGCGTCCCATACGGGTTGGGCCAGAGATTTTATAACCGTTGATGTGAACGATTGGCAGAACTGCACCGTTATGCTTAGGTGCAACTAAACGGTTAGCATACCAAGATGCTGCTAGTGGGCCAGTTTCTGCTTCACCGTCGCCGATTAAACAGGCTGCAATCAGATTTGGGTTGTCCAGTACTGAGCCCCATGCCACAGACAATGAATAGCCAAGTTCGCCACCTTCTAAGATTTGTCCTGGTGCTTCTGGATTTGCGTGTGATGGGTAACCATATGCGGCAGAGAATTTTTTACAGATGTCTTCGATACCTGTTTCTGTATAAGGAATTGTCTCTGAGTAGAAATGGCTTAATGAACCTTCCATAAATAGGTTGGCCTGTACTGCAGGAAAACCATGGCCGGGGCCAACAAGATAGATGAACTCTCGATTATGTTTAACAATGAGACGGTTTACGTTAGCGTAGACAAAATTGATCCCAGGGCAGGTTCCCCAGTGACCTAGTAGCCTAGGCTTAATATCTGTGTGCTCAAGTTTACGTTTGTAAAGTACGTTTTGTTTCAAATAAATTTGCGAAGTTGCAAGGAAGTTAGTGGCTCGAACAAACTTTTTGAGTGCGGTAATTTCATTAGCAGTTGTCATATTGACCTCATTGGAACGAGAAATATTGAATGATTAATCTTAATTTAAGAACACTGTATTTCATATTGAGGCTTAATAATGTGTGGTGGGTCTAACTTTTGTTAATTACGTGGTGATATTTCACTGTAGAGTTATATTGTTTTTGTTGTAGTGTTGGTTTTGTAACGTGGAGGTTTGTTACGTTGCTGTTGAACTAGAGGCTGTGAAGTGATTTTTAAGGCAAATTTATTAAATTCTAATTGACTGCTTATGTTAATTTGAAGACAGAAAATACCATCGAATATCGTAATGAGTCTTAATGTAATTTCAAACTAAATTACAGATCATTTGTTGAAAAGGTATAATAAGCCAAGCCACAAGACTGGTTTTCAGTTAATCAAAATTTAAACCAATAATAATCAAGCAATTAAAATAACTTTGTTTGTCGTGATGACAGCATCTATGCCGAGATATAGATAAGCTGTCGCATGCAGGTAGCGTTATTTCAAAGGAATAGATAAGCATTATGGCAATGTTAGAAAAAATAATTAATTATTTAAACGGCCTGCTTTGGGGCGAGCTATTAGTTTATGGGCTGGTGGGAGCAGGTTTGTATTTTACGGTACGCCTAGGGTTTATTCAGTTTACTCAGTTTGGTCATGGCCTGAAATTACTCGCGATTAGTCGTAGACCCGGTAAAAATGGATTATCTTCTTTTCAAGTTTTCTGTACCAGCATGGCTGCTCGAGTCGGTGCGGGTAATATGGCCGGTGTTGCTTTTGCAATAGGTGTAGCAGGCCCTGGAGCTGTTTTTTGGATGTGGGCTATTGCTGTTTTAGGCATGGCAACCGCGATGATTGAATCTACTCTAGCGCAAGTTTATAAAGTGAAAGATGTGGATGGGCAATACCGTGGTGGCCCTTCTTATTATATGGAACAAGGATTAGGGCAGCGCTGGATGGGAGTGTTGTTTTCAGTGCTATTAATTATTTGTTTTGGTTTGGTTTTTAATGCAGTTCAAGCCAATACAATAGCCGGTGCGATGACCGCGGTATTTGATGTTGATCCATTGTATATAGGTATTTTGATTACGATCTTTAGTGGTGTAGTCATTATGGGTGGATTAAGAAAGGTTGCTAAAGTATCGGAATTTATTGTTCCTCTAATGGCATTGGTTTATATCATTATGGCGTTTATTGTCGTAATGATAAATATTGAGGAACTACCAAGAGTATTTATGCTCGTTATCAATAGTGCATTTGGTTGGCAAGAGGCTGCTGGTGGTGCTATTGCGTATAGTGTGTCCCAAGCTATGCAGGCAGGGATTGCGCGTGGATTATTTTCAAATGAAGCCGGAATGGGCAGTGCTGCTAATATTGCTGCAAGTGCTTCTCCCAACCCAAATCACCCAGCATCTCAAGGTTATATTCAAATGATGGGGGTATTTTTTGATACTATCGTTATTTGTACCGCAACAGCGGCAATAATATTGCTTTCGGGTGATGCTGCTGGTTCTGGTGAAGGCATTGGCATGACAATCAATGCATTAACTTTTCATGTTGGTGCATGGGGCGGTGCCTTTATTGCTTTAGCTATCTTGTTATTCTGTTTTACCTCTATTATTGCAAATTACTCTTATGCTGAAACTAACATCATGTTTTTGTCTGGTAACAGCAAAAAAGCATTACCTTTATTTAGACTGGTAGTATTAGGCATGGTGATGTTTGGTGCTATGGCTAAAATTGGTTTGGTATGGGATTTAGCTGATGTGTCTATGGGGCTAATGGCGTTGGTTAACATTGTCGCAATAGTGTTACTTTCAGGATTAGCCATTAGAGTCATTAATGATTATCGTCAGCAAGTTAAAGAGGGAAAAGATCCGGTATTTGATACCAGTAAATTTCCTGAGTTAGCAGATCAATTGGAAGAGAAAATTTGGCCAGACTTATCTGCTAATAACAAAAAATAAGCGACTGTTGTTTTTTATGCATTGATTTAATGCGTTAGTCTAATCGAAAAAACCATGCTTATTCAGCATGGTTTTTTTGTATCAGTCACGTATTATGGACAGTATTCAGATAAAGGAGTTAACCATGCTGGTTTTAGTATCACCTGCCAAAACATTAGATTTTGAACATCCGCCCATAACGGCAACGTTTACTCAACCGACATTATTATCCCATAGTGAATCACTGATTAAGATATGTCGGCAGCTAACTCCTGTTGATATTGCTAGTTTAATGAAGGTAAGTGATAAAATTGCCGGTTTGAATGCTGCTCGTTTTGCACAATGGCAGCCAGACTTTACCCCCACTAATGCCAAACAAGCTATGTTCGCTTTTAGAGGCGATGTTTATACCGGATTTGATGCAGACAGCTTGTCAGAACCGCAAATTGAATCCGCACAGCGACATATGCGTATATTGTCAGGTTTATATGGCTTGCTTAAACCTCTTGATTTAATTCAGCCTTATCGATTGGAAATGGGGACAAAACTAGCTAATTCAGCAGGAGATAATTTATATGCTTTTTGGGGGGAGATTATTACTGATGAAGTGAATAAAGCATTGGCAGAGCAGGGCGATGACATTATCGTTAATTTAGCTTCTAATGAGTACTTCAAGTCAGTTAAGGTCAAGCAACTTAAAGGGCAACTTATTACCCCAGTTTTTAAAGATTGTAAGAATGGTCAGTATAAGATAATTAGTTTTTACGCCAAAAAAGCACGCGGTTTGATGGCAAGGTATATTGTCAATAATCAACCTAAGACATTAAAACAGTTAATTGAATTTGACTTAGAGGGTTACTATTACAGTCCTGAGCAGTCTAAGGTTGATAGCCCAGTGTTCTTACGTGATGAGCAGCACTAGAAACCACTAATCCTGTAAAATGAAGATGTTGATTGCATCAACAGGATGATAAAAAATGCCCTGATGTTAAGGGCATTTTTATGAATAACACTTGGCAAAATATCAAGTAGGGTTCATCACTATGATCATTCAGACTTTTTTAATGGTCTTAGGTCAATCTCAGATTGCGCCATCATATAAGCAAATTGCACATAGGCTGCTACATTTTGAGCCAATGCCTTTGGATCGATTTTATCTAAAGTATCATTAGGGGTGTGATGATAATCAAAGTAATCAGTACCATCTTGTTTTAACGATGCAACAGGTACGCCCAAACTAGGCATCATAGAGACATCAGGGCCGCCAGAAGCGTCATTAGTGCCTAAAGCTACGCCGTTTAATGTCATAGTCGATACTTGGTGTTGAATTTGACTAAAGCTTGCTGGCGCAACATTAAAGTCAATTTGATAAACAGGACCTGCACCAAAATCAGATTCTGCTGCAATATAATGCTTTTCTAGTTCGCTGGCATGCATCTCTGCGTAGGCTTTTCCACCAACTAAACCTACTTCTTCAGCGGCATATAGCACAACACGAATAGTACGAGCAGGTTTTTGTGGTAAATCTTGAATTAACTTTGCCGCCGCAGTAACAATAGCGACTCCAGCTCCGTCATCAATCGCACCGGTGCCTTCGTCCCATGAATCTAAATGTGCTCCAATTAATACGATTTCATCAGGCTTGCTACTGCCAGTTACCTCGGCTATAACATTGTAAGAGGTAGCAATACCTAAATTTTCTGATGTCATATTCAATGACATAATAATATTAGGGTCACGCTTTAACATGGCGTTGATTAAGTCGGCATCTGGTGCTGACATTGCCGCAGCAGGAATTTTAGGTACATCTTCTTGGTAACGCATCATACCCGTATGAGCCATACGGTCATGATCTGTTCCAATTGAGCGAATGACTACCGCAACAGCGCCTTTTTTAGCGGCCTCTACAGCGCCTTTAGAGCGTCCACCAACAGTAACACCATAACCATTACCATCTTTATGTCGATCAGTTTTATGGTCGATAAAAACAATTTTTCCCTCAATGCGCCCAGGTGAGGCCAAAGTGAGCTCTTCTAACGATTCAAAGCGTACTATGGGTGCTTGAATGCCTGTATCTGGAGTGCCTATGCTACCGCCCAGAGCGGCGATCACCAAAGGCTGCTCAAACGGTGACACAATACTGGCAGATGTCATGGTCCCTCTAGACCATGCCGGAACTTGAACTGATTCTTTATAGACTTTATCAAAGCCCATTAACCACAGTTTTTCCATTGCCCATTCGACAGCCATAATATCCTTATCTGTGCCAGCTAATCGAGGTCCTACTTCTACTGTGAGTGACTCAACAATATCGTAGGCTCTATTTGAACTAAGCGCTTGTTGCGCTAATTGTTGACTGATTTGCGCATCTTCAGAGTCATTAATGACCCGTTCGAGCGATTTAGGTTTAGATGGTGTTGTTTGCTGGCAGCCAAATAATGCCACTGCAAATAAAGCTGTTAAGCTGAGGTGTTGATAATTTCGCATGAGTTTCCTTCAAATATTCTAACTATGTCTCATTTTTTTAAACAATCTACCAAAAAGTGTGCTTTATGTCCCGACTCTATTTTTAAGGTGACGCTATATTAGGCAAATGTTAGATGAGGAGAGTATTTTAGGTGATGGATATAGAGAAAATGCAGCAACAAGCCGATCATGCGGTGGTCTTATTAAAAGCGCTAGCGAATGAACGCAGACTGTTTATTTTATGTCACCTGCTTAATGATGGTGAAATGTGTGTAGGTGATATGAATAAAAAGCTAGGGCTAAGTCAGT
This window contains:
- a CDS encoding phosphoketolase family protein, with the translated sequence MTTANEITALKKFVRATNFLATSQIYLKQNVLYKRKLEHTDIKPRLLGHWGTCPGINFVYANVNRLIVKHNREFIYLVGPGHGFPAVQANLFMEGSLSHFYSETIPYTETGIEDICKKFSAAYGYPSHANPEAPGQILEGGELGYSLSVAWGSVLDNPNLIAACLIGDGEAETGPLAASWYANRLVAPKHNGAVLPIVHINGYKISGPTRMGRMSHEELDLEFRGLGYHPIIVDDELDTDIYDQMLAAMDLSYDMINDIQRRARSGEDVVKPRWPVILMRTAKGWTGTTEYEGKKLAGNCESHQVIVSNCAKDKGHLEALDAWLASYKFDELVQITDTGELVFDKDIMSLMPPKDLCCGRQRLSYGGEVVRALANPDLAKLGYGAETPRGQRGFSMLKMGEWMRDAFKLNRDQRNLRIFSPDETYSNQLQAVFEETDRAWQWPIENWDQDMSRDGRVIELLSENLLFGMLHGYTVTGRHGMFPTYEAFSQVVSSMADQYCKYVHASQGIHFRKPIPACNVVLSSLLERQDHNGYSHQNPSFLGAMLEKHPNIISAYLPADANSTLVYTEKAYADRDKLNIIVAGKKSLPQWLSLAEARKQAKDGMMVWDFASDNNPDVVLAGCGDYATQECMASLVLIREILPRVRIRFVSVSELHSSGLGSLEFQSKPWMMDEVFTEDKGVVFNYHGYPNTIKKLVFDYKGNRRFRIKGYEEEGSTTTPFDMGVRNGTSRYHLVIDMAYKLFQQSVIDETQHVRITTDMLQRLVDHKNYIKVNGVDPVEIENWVWTR
- a CDS encoding alanine/glycine:cation symporter family protein; translated protein: MLEKIINYLNGLLWGELLVYGLVGAGLYFTVRLGFIQFTQFGHGLKLLAISRRPGKNGLSSFQVFCTSMAARVGAGNMAGVAFAIGVAGPGAVFWMWAIAVLGMATAMIESTLAQVYKVKDVDGQYRGGPSYYMEQGLGQRWMGVLFSVLLIICFGLVFNAVQANTIAGAMTAVFDVDPLYIGILITIFSGVVIMGGLRKVAKVSEFIVPLMALVYIIMAFIVVMINIEELPRVFMLVINSAFGWQEAAGGAIAYSVSQAMQAGIARGLFSNEAGMGSAANIAASASPNPNHPASQGYIQMMGVFFDTIVICTATAAIILLSGDAAGSGEGIGMTINALTFHVGAWGGAFIALAILLFCFTSIIANYSYAETNIMFLSGNSKKALPLFRLVVLGMVMFGAMAKIGLVWDLADVSMGLMALVNIVAIVLLSGLAIRVINDYRQQVKEGKDPVFDTSKFPELADQLEEKIWPDLSANNKK
- the yaaA gene encoding peroxide stress protein YaaA, with translation MLVLVSPAKTLDFEHPPITATFTQPTLLSHSESLIKICRQLTPVDIASLMKVSDKIAGLNAARFAQWQPDFTPTNAKQAMFAFRGDVYTGFDADSLSEPQIESAQRHMRILSGLYGLLKPLDLIQPYRLEMGTKLANSAGDNLYAFWGEIITDEVNKALAEQGDDIIVNLASNEYFKSVKVKQLKGQLITPVFKDCKNGQYKIISFYAKKARGLMARYIVNNQPKTLKQLIEFDLEGYYYSPEQSKVDSPVFLRDEQH
- a CDS encoding M20/M25/M40 family metallo-hydrolase; translation: MRNYQHLSLTALFAVALFGCQQTTPSKPKSLERVINDSEDAQISQQLAQQALSSNRAYDIVESLTVEVGPRLAGTDKDIMAVEWAMEKLWLMGFDKVYKESVQVPAWSRGTMTSASIVSPFEQPLVIAALGGSIGTPDTGIQAPIVRFESLEELTLASPGRIEGKIVFIDHKTDRHKDGNGYGVTVGGRSKGAVEAAKKGAVAVVIRSIGTDHDRMAHTGMMRYQEDVPKIPAAAMSAPDADLINAMLKRDPNIIMSLNMTSENLGIATSYNVIAEVTGSSKPDEIVLIGAHLDSWDEGTGAIDDGAGVAIVTAAAKLIQDLPQKPARTIRVVLYAAEEVGLVGGKAYAEMHASELEKHYIAAESDFGAGPVYQIDFNVAPASFSQIQHQVSTMTLNGVALGTNDASGGPDVSMMPSLGVPVASLKQDGTDYFDYHHTPNDTLDKIDPKALAQNVAAYVQFAYMMAQSEIDLRPLKKSE
- a CDS encoding ArsR/SmtB family transcription factor — its product is MDIEKMQQQADHAVVLLKALANERRLFILCHLLNDGEMCVGDMNKKLGLSQSALSQHLAWLRKDNLVGTRKEAQTVYYSLKSDEVKALIQVLNNMYCH